Proteins encoded within one genomic window of Ascaphus truei isolate aAscTru1 chromosome 8, aAscTru1.hap1, whole genome shotgun sequence:
- the LOC142501504 gene encoding uncharacterized protein LOC142501504: MDSILYTSPKHLSNLVIWAHTHGTFCSLLPRLETVYHMGTALWICAAGHAYNWPSRTLNFSSQEEKDEAAEMRNRKVSQEGWTLNTAPQGELSQGSDRPQSRHCTVMEDTRNMFHVLCSDHQGLITPTGRIGEAQCSHSCQSTSSVPPLLPHASQYHPNLSTVKQEIVERIEVEKTGFESKRLRDTDRKTGNKEMPSKDEAHIGQHATDWTMMEEGQLAANSSYENEPCLPGVAQQNTNDKNYGPRLQVSSPSMHSDSPKTNSPKSNTPCNVPSPRNPAQLSSRKRSHVSSLQNKCLPSEGKTAAQSNSLCTATPGTSSYSKSPATEGHSLDGTEQVEQLESDATSVTPCKSSEGGPTPTKKGQVKLLDGKKGRNSADIKVFREWLCSHHPLEGREVFNIPPGDLDPYLSSFYMDVRKINGLDFSSRTLLFIQTSIDRYMRENCYKHSVTHGHEFSKSQGTMFFKCQQLLQMERERAWGLVAGLTEQNVANLRKKGVLNRVHPEGLLNIMFLNNIRGFGIQRSLHAPLLRWGQIVLRQEEGGTEHLEWREETGGEDETAPRILGNPEDPANCPVMDYKEYARRRPQDMQHEGDPFYLVPQPLYYIWDETWYSRKCLSISKMDKIIKLLTH, from the exons ATGGACAGCATTCTCTACACCAGCCCAAAACATCTATCCAATCTAGTCATTTGGGCTCACACACACGGGACCTTCTGCAGCTTGCTGCCCAGGCTGGAGACCGTCTACCACATGGGCACCGCTCTGTGGATATGCGCTGCCGGCCATGCCTACAACTGGCCCAGCCGTACCTTGAACTTCAGCAGCCAAGAGGAAAAGGATGAGGCAGCCGAGATGAGAAACAGGAAAGTTTCTCAGGAGGGGTGGACGCTCAACACTGCCCCCCAGGGCGAGTTGTCTCAGGGATCAGATAGACCACAGAGCAGACATTGCACTGTGATGGAGGACACTAGAAACATGTTTCATGTCCTGTGCAGCGACCACCAAGGTCTGATTACCCCTACAGGCAGGATTGGAGAGGCGCAATGCTCCCACTCATGTCAAAGTACCAGCTCAGTGCCCCCTCTCCTTCCACATGCCTCACAATATCATCCTAATCTCAGCACAGTGAAGCAGGAAATTGTGGAGAGGATTGAGGTGGAGAAAACTGGATTTGAGTCGAAGCGCCTCAGGGACACCGACCGCAAAACAGGAAACAAAGAGATGCCCTCCAAAGATGAGGCACATATAGGGCAGCATGCAACCGACTGGACCATGATGGAAGAGGGTCAACTCGCTGCAAATTCTTCATATGAAAATGAGCCATGTCTTCCTGGGGTGGCTCAACAGAATACCAATGATAAAAACTACGGTCCCCGTCTGCAAGTGAGCAGTCCCAGCATGCACTCTGACTCCCCTAAAACTAACAGCCCAAAAAGCAACACCCCTTGCAATGTCCCATCTCCCCGTAATCCAGCACAGTTATCTTCCAGGAAACGCTCCCACGTCTCCTCCCTGCAGAACAAATGTCTGCCATCAGAAGGAAAGACAGCGGCACAGAGCAATTCCCTCTGCACCGCCACACCAGGAACCTCATCATACAGCAAGTCCCCAGCAACAGAGGGGCACAGTTTAGATGGCACAGAACAAGTAGAGCAGCTGGAGAGCGATGCCACAAGTGTGACACCCTGCAAGAGTTCTGAGGGAGGCCCCACTCCCACAAAAAAAG GGCAGGTTAAGCTGCTGGATGGTAAGAAGGGGAGGAACAGCGCTGACATAAAGGTGTTCCGGGAATGGCTGTGCTCCCATCACCCGTTGGAAGGTCGAGAGGTGTTTAACATCCCCCCTGGGGACCTGGACCCCTACCTCAGCTCCTTCTATATGGATGTACGCAAGATCAATGGTCTGGACTTCTCTTCCAGGACCCTGCTCTTCATCCAAACTAGCATCGACCGCTACATGCGGGAGAACTGCTATAAGCACAGTGTGACTCATGGCCACGAGTTCTCCAAGTCCCAAGGCACCATGTTTTTCAAGTGCCAGCAGCTGCTGCAGATGGAGCGAGAGAGAGCCTGGGGCCTGGTGGCGGGGCTCACAGAGCAAAACGTGGCCAACTTGCGAAAAAAGGGGGTCCTAAATCGGGTTCACCCTGAGGGACTTCTCAACATCATGTTTCTCAACAACATACGGGGCTTTGGCATCCAACGATCACTCCATGCTCCTTTGCTAAGGTGGGGTCAGATTGTCCTGAGGCAGGAGGAGGGTGGGACGGAGCACttggagtggagagaggagacCGGCGGAGAGGATGAGACTGCACCCCGCATACTGGGGAATCCTGAAGATCCTGCCAACTGCCCAGTCATGGATTACAAGGAGTACGCCAGACGCAGGCCACAGGACATGCAGCATGAGGGGGACCCCTTCTACCTGGTACCACAGCCCCTTTACTACATATGGGATGAGACATGGTACAGCAGAAAGTGCCTCTCCATTTCCAAGATGGACAAGATAATTAAACTCCTCACCCATTAG